ATTTTATTTACGCAAAAGTGTTTTGTTCCATCACGGGCGAACACTTGATAGCGAAGATGTAAAATTCACCTTACTCCGCGCTAAGCAACCTCAATCTGTCTCTTTTTGGCAAACGCAAAGCATTCAAACAATTGATTGCACGAACAAATTCACGCTTACTATTCGACTGAAAAAGCCCGACCCGTTTTTCAGTCGTTACCTCTGTTCGTCAAATATGGCTATCTTGCCACGCGATGAACTTTTTGATGAATATAAATGGATTTCGACCGGGCCATTTCGAATGGTCGAAAGAAGCGATGAACGATTGATTTTAGAGGCTTTTGATGGATACTTTTTAACACGACCACTACTTGACAGAGTAGAGTTTTGGACCGTAGAAAATAGTCAGGCGATTCAAACCACGCCAATTCAGTTCACTTCTGTTGATAACGAGGGAAATCCGGCTTATGTCGAGCATCGTAAAATCGGTGTTGGGGTTAATTTTCTTTGTTTTAATGGTCACCGTAATGGAGTCGCACAACACAAAGCTTTTCGTGAAGCCATTTACCATTTACTTGACTGTCAAAAAGCGCGTGATGAGTTATTCGAAAACTACGGCACAGTTGCTTCCAATTATTACCCTGAAAAATCAATTATTCCTGAAAAACATCCCGAAAAAATTCCCGCTTTATTGAAAAAAGCAAACTATCAAGGAGAAGAAGTGATTTTTGGAACGACGCAGCATCCCCTTGCTTTACAAGCTACAAAATGGATTTGCAACATGGCGGCAAAATTCGATATTCATTTAGTACCCAAGATAATTACTCATAAAGAAGCTTCTTATTCAACGATGCCAGAAGACGAAACCGATATGATGATGATGGGCGAAATCCCTTCATCTGACGGAGAAGTAGCTTATTTAGATTTTTTAAACAACCCATTTCTTTTACCCCAACACTTGTTAGCTACTGAAACGCTTAGGGAAATAACTACTCGTTTAGAAAAAATGAAATTGGAAAAAGACGCCGCTAAAAGAGACGCCTTACGCACTAATATTGATAAATGGTTAACAGAAAACTATCATTTAATTTATTTACACCATCCTGAACGAAGCCAGTCACTCCATTCGATGATAAAAGGAATTTCCGAAAATCCTTATGGCTATTTTGATTTAAGTAAAGTTTGGATAGAAACTAAACCGTCTATAACATCATAATTAAACTATAAATAATTCCATAAAGATAGAGACCTACATAAAGCAAGGCGAAGAGGAAGAAACAAAGCCGCCAGTATCCGCGGATAATTTTCTTAAATTGAATCTCGCCTTCTTTTTTTGCTGCAATAAGCACAATGACAATACCAAGCGTAAATAAAAATAACAGTATATAAAGTAAAAACGAATGTCCAAATAATACAATCATAAAGAAATGAACAGCAATAATAAGAAAAAGCGTCGACATGTCTGCTGCGAACATTATTCTACGCTGCCTTTTCCGCATCCATAGCCCTGAAATAAACATGGATAAAATAAATACTACTACAGGTAAAATAATTATAATTGCTGTTGAGTTAGTGAACCAATCAAACATTGCTTTCTCCTTCCAGCCCTTTAATAATATGATATAACGTCTGAAGCGTCGGAAGTGTCTTTCCTTCTCGTTCAGCTTTTTCTAAAATCGGAAGTACAATTCCATCAATTTCCGTTTTGCGCCCATGTTTTTTATCAAGTGTCATTGAAGAAAAATTGTTGGCAGTTATCCGGCAAATTTCTTCCACTTTCAAAGCCCCATTTTGGACTGGGAGAACTGTTTCCATTTCTTCCACAAGTAAATCAAGCAATTTATGCCATTCTGGATTTTCTAGAAGTTCCCCATTTCGCACACCTAGAACTGCCGTTAACGGATTAATTACTGCATTGATAAATAATTTTTCTTGGATAATTTCTAAATAACTCGCATGCTGTTCTACCGGGAAATCTGGCACTGAATTTAACCAGTTTTCTAAAAAATGATCTAATTCGCCCTGATAAACGCTATATTTCATTCGCCCGTGACCGCGCCAAACAACAGCCGTATCATTTTCTCGACCTGCGCCGTGTTCGCTGATGCCCACTAAAATGGTCCGCTTTTCGCCAAGTAGCGGTAAGTTTTCTAAATGCCTGGCACCATTTTGAAGGAAAAGCATTGGTGTTTCGATCGGAACTGCTTGTAATAAAGGTAAAATCTCCAGTAATGAATACTCTTTCACCGCGACAATAAGCAACTGTTGTTTACTCAATGCGGCTGTATCTGTCACTACTACAGCGTTAATATGTATAGTTTTTGTTGTTCCGTTATCTATTAGTGAAATGCCCTTTTGTTTTAAAGCATTTGCTTGTTCTTCTCTTCGTGTAAAAAGGGTGAGATCGGCTTTTCCAGCAAGGTTAGCTGCATAAAGAAGTCCCATTGCACCCGCGCCAATAATACCAATTTTTATTTGGTTTCCCATTTCGTTCAGCTCCATATAGGTTAATGGTTTTATTTTAGCAGAAGTCGCATCAGTTTGCACTTTTAGACAAACAAAAACCTCGAAAGACCCATGGCGTCTTTCGAGGTTCGTCTTCAACAAGTGAAACGTCACCTGCTTTTAACAATATTAGCTGTTTGCTACATCTTTACCATCATATTGTCCACATTCAGGACATACGTGGTGGGAAAGTCTATATTCGCCGCAATTCGAGCATTCGTTCATGCCCGGAAGTTGAAGTTTAACGTGTGTACGACGCTTACGCTTTTTAGCTTTTGAAGTTCTTCTAAAAGGTACTGCCATTTCCTTACACCTCCTTGACGATATCTAAGTACTTGTATCGTTAATCTAAGAAAAATGAATTTCTTAATATATTCCAGCTTCACGGGGAATTTAGTCTTCTTTTTTCTCATCGAAAAAATTAGCTAATCCCGCAAGACGAGGATCCACTTTTGGTTCTTTTGCGATTTTGTCTAGCAAATCGGCTTCTTCTGTTTTCATTTCCCATTCTGTTCCACGTGGAAGCTTGTCGATAACGAGCGCTTCTTCACTGAAAACTTGCATCGGAATTTCTACTAGTAAGAGTTCTTCTACTACAGGGGTTAAATCGACCATATCTTGTTCCATCACATGCCAAGATTCATCCAAAACTTGTTCTTTGGATTTCACAAAAGTTTCTGACGCATGTACTTCATAAGGATAAACAACATCCTCTAGAGTTCGGGCACATGGAAGCGTCCACTCACCTTTCAAAGTAAGGTTAGCAACAACTTCTTCTGGGTGTACAATTAATTCCCCAGTTACTTCTACGGGGCTCGCATCACGAACGTCTATATTGTTCTCTTGAAAGAACTTTTTTAAGTCAGCTTTTTCATTAATCGTGAAGTTGCTGTCACGATATTTTTTCAATTGGCTGATAGACCATTTCATCCTACATCACTCCAAGCGCAACACAAAATATTATAGCTTTTTTAAAGGCTTTTGTCAATGGTTTTTCAGGGGATCCAAACACGGCTTGTTTTTTATGCTAAAATAGATTATCTAAGGAGGAAAACGAAATGAAAGCAACTGGAATTGTAGTAGAGTACAACCCATTTCATAATGGGCATCAACTTCATTTAAACAAGGCTCGCGAACTAACAAATCCCGATGTGGTTATTGCTGTTATGAGCGGTTCTTTTGTTCAGCGCGGCGAACCGGCTATTCTTCCGAAATGGGAACGAACTAAAATGGCGCTTGCTGCTGGTGTAGACATCGTTGTCGAACTCCCTGTTGCCTTTTCGACCCAACATGCCACTATTTTCGCTGAAGAGTCAGTTCGAATTCTCGATGCGCTCCATATAAATAGCTTATTTTTTGGAAGCGAGCACGGCTATGCTAATGATTTTTCCGAAGCTGCAAATAAGGTGGCTAATAATGAAGCAACTTTTAATCAAATGATAAAGCATTCTTTGGAAAACAAAAAGATTTCCTATGCCAAGGCTTATACGCTCGCACTTGAAACATTACTCGGCGAAAAAAAACTGGACGTCACAAAACCAAATAACATTCTTGGTTTTCATTACGCCCTCGCTGTACAAAAGCAAAATCCAACTATTAAACTCCAATCCATCGCGCGAGAAAAAGCTCAATATCATGATGAGCATGCAACTCATACTTCCATTGCAAGTGCGACGGCTATTCGAAAAATGATGCTAGCTGGTGAATCCAAACAAGCAATGCGCTATTTACCGACAAGCTCGAAGGAAATTTTACGAGCGTATTCTGGTCCATTTTTATCATGGGATGATTACTGGCCTTTCCTAAAATTCCGGCTATTACAAGCTACTTCGGAAGAACTAAAAACGATTCGTGGAGTTAGTGAAGGCATTCAAAATCGGATGCAAGTTGCTACGACCACGGCAAAAAGTTTTCCCGAATTTATAGAACGGACGAAAACAAAACGTTATAGCAATGCAAGGATACAGCGTACTGCACTGCAAATTTTGCTAAATGCTCCAGACGTTACAAGCAATCCTTACATCCGAATTCTCGGTATGAGTAAGCTAGGTCAACGATATTTAGCGCTCCATAAGAAGAATATTTCTCTACCGCTAGTGACCACTGTTTCCAAAGCAAGCCCCGGACTATTAACAGAAGATTTAAAAGCAACAACCATTTATACGCTCGCAAAAGGACTAGAATCATATCAAAAAGGTGACTTCCAAATTCCGCCAATTATAACTTTGTAAGCTTTTTCAGTTTTTAGTTGACTTTGATGTTCCAACTTTGCTATGATGTCTGTTCGACTCAAAAAACAGGAGGTATGTGTATGGTACAAGAATATATTCATTTAAAAGGAGCACGTGAAAACAATCTCCAAAATATTTCCCTGGATATCCCTAAACGAAAAATCACTATTTTTACTGGCGTGTCTGGATCCGGGAAATCTTCTATTGTATTTGAAACTATTGCCACAGAATCGCAACGACAGCTGAATGAAACTTACAGTGCTTATCTTCGTAATTTTCTTCCAAAGTATAAACAACCTGATGCTGATTCCATTGAAAACCTATCCACCTCTGTTATTATTGACCAGAAACGACTTGGCGGTAATTCTCGCTCAACACTTGGAACTATCACCGACATCAACTCTATTTTGCGGTTACTATTTTCACGAGTAGGCAAACCAGGCATCGGGACAGCAAATCTATTTTCATTTAATGATCCTGCTGGTATGTGCCCTGATTGTCACGGCGTTGGTCAAAAAGTCACGGTTGATTTAGTCAAATTACTCGACCCAAATAAATCATTAAAAGAAGGCGCCATCCTCTTTCCAACTTTTTCAGTGGACTCATGGTACTGGAATTCCTATGCTTATTCCGGCTTTTTTGATGTGAATAAAAAAATAAAAGATTATACCGAAGAAGAGTATGAACTGCTTTTAAATGGGAAAGATATTAAGGTATTTCTAGAAACACCGATGGGCAGCATGAACGCAAGCTATGAAGGATTAATTCCGAAATTCAATCGGCTTTACATCCAAAAAGAAGGTGATATGTCTGCTTCTACCAAAAAGCGCGTTGATAAATTCACACATATTGCGCATTGTGATACTTGTGCTGGAACGAGACTCTCCAAGCAAGCCCTATCTTGTAAAATAAATGAAGCTAATATTGCGGACTATACCGCAATGCAATTAGATAAGTTAAAACAAACCATTGCTGAAATTAAAGATCCAATTGCCGTTCCGATGGTTAAAAGTATCACCGAGCGATTGCAGCATTTAATTGATATCGGTTTAGGCTATATGACGCTCGACCGTCAAACTGCTTCCCTTTCTGGCGGAGAATCACAGCGCGTCAAAATGATTCGTCACTTAAATAGTAGCTTAACGGACTTACTTTACATTTTTGATGAGCCAAGCATTGGACTTCATCCGCGTGATGTACACCGGTTAAATGAACTACTAGTGAAATTGCGTGACAAAGGAAATACGATTCTAGTTGTTGAACATGATCCAGATGTCATCAAAATTGCTGATCATATTGTTGATGTTGGTCCACATGCTGGGAAACATGGCGGAGAAATTCAGTTTGTGGGTAGTTATGACGATTTACTTAAATCAGATACGTTGACTGGCAGATTTTTGAACCGTCACTTACCCATTAATGATAAACCGCGCTCACCAAAAGGTTTCTTAACTACCGAGAAAAGCAGCCAGTTTAACTTGAAAAATATTCAAGCAAGCATTCCGAAAGAAGTACTTACTGTGATAACGGGGGTTGCTGGTTCCGGGAAAAGTACTTTAATTAATTCCGTGTTTCTCAAAGAATATCCTGATACGATTATGATTGATCAATCGGCGGCTCATGCGAATATTCGCTCCAATCCAGCAACCTATACCGGAATTATGGACCCAATCAGAAAAGCATTTGGGAAAGAAAACGACGTCAGCCCGTCCTTATTCAGTTATAATTCCAAAGGCGCTTGCGAAAACTGCAAAGGACTTGGCTTCACTACCATGGATTTAGCTTTCATGGATTCGATTCGCACCCCTTGCGAAGTCTGTCATGGCAAGCGTTTCCAAGAGTCCGTCCTAGCTTATAAACTAGATGGTAAGTCTATCAGTGATGTTTTAGAGTTAACCGTTTCCGAAGCGCTTGATTTCTTTACAGATAAAAAAATCTTGAAGAAAATTATTGCAATGGAAGAAGTTGGTATCGGCTATGTAACTTTAGGCCAAGCACTTAGTACGCTTTCCGGCGGTGAATGTCAACGTCTCAAATTAGCAAACGAGCTTCATAAAAAAGGGTCGATTTACATTATGGATGAGCCAACTACCGGACTTCATATGTCTGATATCGAACATATTTTAAAAATCATTCATTCGCTCGTAGACAAAGGAAATACTGTCATTGTGATTGAACATAATGTGGATATTATTCGCAATGCTGACTGGATAATCGACCTTGGACCTGAAGGCGGAAGTGCTGGCGGACAAATCATCTTTGAAGGACCTCCACTTGATTTAATTCAAAACAAAGCATCTTTAACTGCTAAATACCTTTAATGGATGCCTCATAAAGACCATGCGTTTTCGGTTAACGCATGGTCTTTTTTGCTTGTATTTTTTTCTATAAAATATTATCTTTGTGAACTGCCCACCATTTTAAAAATGAGAGCTTCTTGGGAACAGAGTATGGCGTAAGTTCCAATTATTGCTTACATTAACTATCTCTTATTTACCAAGCTATCCCCTTAGTCCCCACGGTTTTAAGTCAATTTAGTTTCTGTTTTTTTGTCCAGCAATTAGAATGTTTTTGTTACTATCAATACCTAATTCACGACTTGTATCGCAAATCGGATAAATCCACTCTGCTAAATTAGTCATCTTTTTTCCATCTTTAGATCCATATCTAGAACAAATTTCGCTCGCTTTGAAACCAGTATCAATAATGACAAGCTCGCGTCCGCACCAACTTGCTTTATACTGTAATTTAGAAATAAAACTAGACCAAGAAAGCTCCAACATTCGATGAGTTAATTTCGGATTAGATGGTTCATTATTTTCACCCATGCACTTAATGCAAATAATGTCGTAGTTTTTAATAATTTCCGTGGTTAGTTTATTTAAGAAGTCTCGCTGCTGATTAGTTATTTTCACATATAAACGTGCTACTTTTTGTTTTTGTTTTTGATAATTTTTAGCCTCAGACAAACTAACTCCATTATTTTTAGCAAGTACCATACGTCGTGCTAATTTGCGTTGTTCTTGCTTTAATTTCAACCTCATTTTTTCATTGTCCAGCATATTATTCACTTTTCGCCCATCTGACAGGACTATAAAATTATTCATACCACGTTCAATTCCAATCGCCAATCCCGTTTTGGGTAACGCTATTATTTCTTCTTTGTATAACAGAGAAATATAGTAAATACCACTTGAATGGTAGGAAATAGTGGCCGACCTAATGATTCCTTCTGGTTGCCTGTGAATCTTAACTCTAATATAATCTTTTATTTTAGGAAGTTTAATATATTTATTTTTAATCAGAAATATTGTTCCATTCTGATTATTTGTAGTATAACTTTGAACAGGATTTTTCTTACTTTTAAATCGTGGAAATCCTACAGACTTATCTCGAAAAAAATTCTTATATGCTCGGTCTAAATTCAGCTGCGCATTAGCTAAAGCAAGACTGTCTACTTCCTTTAGAAATGGATATTCTTTTTTATATTGTGCTGGTGTTGGAAATGTTATTTTTCCTTTTGACACCTTTTGCGATTTTTGATAAGACTGAATTCTATCATAAAGCATTAAATTATATACTTTGCGGACACAGCCAAATGTCTTAGCAAAAAAAAGTGCCTGTTCTTCTGTTGGATAAATTCTGAATTTATAAGCTTTTAATCGTTCCATAAAATCTATCTACTCCCTGTTTAATGATTATCCCCTTAATTTTGACGACTTAAATAGATGTTTCACCTAGTCAAAAGATAGAATTTAAATACTATGT
The nucleotide sequence above comes from Listeria ivanovii subsp. londoniensis. Encoded proteins:
- a CDS encoding RNA-guided endonuclease TnpB family protein, with protein sequence MERLKAYKFRIYPTEEQALFFAKTFGCVRKVYNLMLYDRIQSYQKSQKVSKGKITFPTPAQYKKEYPFLKEVDSLALANAQLNLDRAYKNFFRDKSVGFPRFKSKKNPVQSYTTNNQNGTIFLIKNKYIKLPKIKDYIRVKIHRQPEGIIRSATISYHSSGIYYISLLYKEEIIALPKTGLAIGIERGMNNFIVLSDGRKVNNMLDNEKMRLKLKQEQRKLARRMVLAKNNGVSLSEAKNYQKQKQKVARLYVKITNQQRDFLNKLTTEIIKNYDIICIKCMGENNEPSNPKLTHRMLELSWSSFISKLQYKASWCGRELVIIDTGFKASEICSRYGSKDGKKMTNLAEWIYPICDTSRELGIDSNKNILIAGQKNRN
- a CDS encoding ATP-binding cassette domain-containing protein, with the protein product MVQEYIHLKGARENNLQNISLDIPKRKITIFTGVSGSGKSSIVFETIATESQRQLNETYSAYLRNFLPKYKQPDADSIENLSTSVIIDQKRLGGNSRSTLGTITDINSILRLLFSRVGKPGIGTANLFSFNDPAGMCPDCHGVGQKVTVDLVKLLDPNKSLKEGAILFPTFSVDSWYWNSYAYSGFFDVNKKIKDYTEEEYELLLNGKDIKVFLETPMGSMNASYEGLIPKFNRLYIQKEGDMSASTKKRVDKFTHIAHCDTCAGTRLSKQALSCKINEANIADYTAMQLDKLKQTIAEIKDPIAVPMVKSITERLQHLIDIGLGYMTLDRQTASLSGGESQRVKMIRHLNSSLTDLLYIFDEPSIGLHPRDVHRLNELLVKLRDKGNTILVVEHDPDVIKIADHIVDVGPHAGKHGGEIQFVGSYDDLLKSDTLTGRFLNRHLPINDKPRSPKGFLTTEKSSQFNLKNIQASIPKEVLTVITGVAGSGKSTLINSVFLKEYPDTIMIDQSAAHANIRSNPATYTGIMDPIRKAFGKENDVSPSLFSYNSKGACENCKGLGFTTMDLAFMDSIRTPCEVCHGKRFQESVLAYKLDGKSISDVLELTVSEALDFFTDKKILKKIIAMEEVGIGYVTLGQALSTLSGGECQRLKLANELHKKGSIYIMDEPTTGLHMSDIEHILKIIHSLVDKGNTVIVIEHNVDIIRNADWIIDLGPEGGSAGGQIIFEGPPLDLIQNKASLTAKYL
- a CDS encoding nucleotidyltransferase codes for the protein MKATGIVVEYNPFHNGHQLHLNKARELTNPDVVIAVMSGSFVQRGEPAILPKWERTKMALAAGVDIVVELPVAFSTQHATIFAEESVRILDALHINSLFFGSEHGYANDFSEAANKVANNEATFNQMIKHSLENKKISYAKAYTLALETLLGEKKLDVTKPNNILGFHYALAVQKQNPTIKLQSIAREKAQYHDEHATHTSIASATAIRKMMLAGESKQAMRYLPTSSKEILRAYSGPFLSWDDYWPFLKFRLLQATSEELKTIRGVSEGIQNRMQVATTTAKSFPEFIERTKTKRYSNARIQRTALQILLNAPDVTSNPYIRILGMSKLGQRYLALHKKNISLPLVTTVSKASPGLLTEDLKATTIYTLAKGLESYQKGDFQIPPIITL
- a CDS encoding 2-dehydropantoate 2-reductase; amino-acid sequence: MGNQIKIGIIGAGAMGLLYAANLAGKADLTLFTRREEQANALKQKGISLIDNGTTKTIHINAVVVTDTAALSKQQLLIVAVKEYSLLEILPLLQAVPIETPMLFLQNGARHLENLPLLGEKRTILVGISEHGAGRENDTAVVWRGHGRMKYSVYQGELDHFLENWLNSVPDFPVEQHASYLEIIQEKLFINAVINPLTAVLGVRNGELLENPEWHKLLDLLVEEMETVLPVQNGALKVEEICRITANNFSSMTLDKKHGRKTEIDGIVLPILEKAEREGKTLPTLQTLYHIIKGLEGESNV
- a CDS encoding DUF3397 domain-containing protein, giving the protein MFDWFTNSTAIIIILPVVVFILSMFISGLWMRKRQRRIMFAADMSTLFLIIAVHFFMIVLFGHSFLLYILLFLFTLGIVIVLIAAKKEGEIQFKKIIRGYWRLCFFLFALLYVGLYLYGIIYSLIMML
- the rpmF gene encoding 50S ribosomal protein L32, encoding MAVPFRRTSKAKKRKRRTHVKLQLPGMNECSNCGEYRLSHHVCPECGQYDGKDVANS
- a CDS encoding YceD family protein; amino-acid sequence: MKWSISQLKKYRDSNFTINEKADLKKFFQENNIDVRDASPVEVTGELIVHPEEVVANLTLKGEWTLPCARTLEDVVYPYEVHASETFVKSKEQVLDESWHVMEQDMVDLTPVVEELLLVEIPMQVFSEEALVIDKLPRGTEWEMKTEEADLLDKIAKEPKVDPRLAGLANFFDEKKED
- a CDS encoding SgrR family transcriptional regulator; the protein is MDKDYFIMRAYLYNVTPDLETAFKLSDLANIWFCTSKNAKRKLQQYQSKNTLHYAPGLGRGNLSKVTFPKPLEEEVLNALKKSLSEESFSDILFLSQLPIPKSWFASISNEIQQLFGLQITENQQEILRSIIRRKLTTLDPLQTSVSLEAFLLTQIGDTLVKYDKSTDKVIAHIAHHWKTSADYREWTFYLRKSVLFHHGRTLDSEDVKFTLLRAKQPQSVSFWQTQSIQTIDCTNKFTLTIRLKKPDPFFSRYLCSSNMAILPRDELFDEYKWISTGPFRMVERSDERLILEAFDGYFLTRPLLDRVEFWTVENSQAIQTTPIQFTSVDNEGNPAYVEHRKIGVGVNFLCFNGHRNGVAQHKAFREAIYHLLDCQKARDELFENYGTVASNYYPEKSIIPEKHPEKIPALLKKANYQGEEVIFGTTQHPLALQATKWICNMAAKFDIHLVPKIITHKEASYSTMPEDETDMMMMGEIPSSDGEVAYLDFLNNPFLLPQHLLATETLREITTRLEKMKLEKDAAKRDALRTNIDKWLTENYHLIYLHHPERSQSLHSMIKGISENPYGYFDLSKVWIETKPSITS